CTCCGCGCCTCCCGCACCGGGATCTCCCCCGCCGAGGGGGCGGAGGCGTTCGCGCGCATCCTGGGGCACGGCGCCGGGCCGCAGGTGGCGGTCTGCACGCGGGACCTGGCCGCGCTCGTGGAGCGCACGCGGCGCTTCACCCGCGAGGAGATGGTGGAGGCGCTCCAGCAGCGGCAGGGAGCGGCGTCCGCGCACCCCCGTCCCGAGGTCTCCACCCCCTACGAGGCGCCGCGCAGCGAGCTGGAGGAGACGCTCACGGAGCTCTTCCAGCGGGCGCTGGGGATCGAGCCGGTGGGCATCCACGACCACTTCTTCGAGATGGGGGGGGACTCGCTGGTGGCGACGCAGTTCCTCGCGGCGGTGAACGAGAGGTTCCAGGTGGAGCTTCCGCTCCGGGTCCTCTTCGAGGCGCCCACGCCCGCCCAGCTCGCCGCCGCCATCGTGCAGCGGCAGGTGGACGCGCTCGACGAGGACCTTCTGGCCCAGATGCTCGCAGACCTCTGAACCCCCGGGCGCGGAGCAGGGCACGGCCCTGCTTCCGCACCAGCGACGAGCCCCGATGAGC
This genomic stretch from Longimicrobiaceae bacterium harbors:
- a CDS encoding phosphopantetheine-binding protein, with product LRASRTGISPAEGAEAFARILGHGAGPQVAVCTRDLAALVERTRRFTREEMVEALQQRQGAASAHPRPEVSTPYEAPRSELEETLTELFQRALGIEPVGIHDHFFEMGGDSLVATQFLAAVNERFQVELPLRVLFEAPTPAQLAAAIVQRQVDALDEDLLAQMLADL